The genome window TCGATTCAGGCCATTACTGGTCGCGACCCAGATTCCGCCGTCCCTGGCCTTGCACATCGCGCGGATGCGGCCGGCGCCGAAGCGCACGGTCGACCATGTTCGGCCGTTGAACTCGGAGATGATGTCCGAGGTCGCGCACCAGATCCGGCCGGGGCCCGCGTCCATCAATCCCACAACGCGCCCTTGCGGCACATTTCTCGCCTGGATGAAGTTTTTGCTTCTGTTGTCCCACATTCCCAGGCCGAGATTTCCTCCCAGCCATATCGTGCCGTCTTCGGTGGTGCGGAGGAAATTGAACTCGTTCCCCAGAGGCCAGTCCACGTTCGGCTCAAAGAACAGCTCGAAGTTTCTGCCGTCAAATGTCTCAAGGCGAAATTTTTCGGCCGGGTGATTCGCAACTGTCACCGCGCAAAGGGTTCCGTTTTTGAACTCGCCAATGACGGCCCTCACCTCGCGCCCGCCCGGATGAACAGCCGGTGAAAAAAGCTTCCTTCGAGGGTCGAATGACAGGACGTGACCGGCGGCGCTGACGATCAGACCGGCTTCCGGCGAACTGTGGAGGGAACCGAAGGAATCTGCGGCAACCGGGAATCCGGTCGGCCATTTGAACGACTCCGCCTGGCCGTTCCGGAGCGCGACCAATCCGTCCGCTCCCGCGAACCAGAGTCCACCTTCCCGATCCTCGCAAATTCCGAATACGGGTGTCCGGGTTGCGGCCATCTCGGGAGGTACACGCCAGGTTTGCGGCGAATGCCGCACCAGCCCTTCGGTGGTCGCGAGCCAGAAGACGCCGTTGGGTTCCGTGGCAACATCATAATACTGCGGGTTGCGCAACCCGGGAACATGCACTGCGACCCAGTCGCTCCCCTGGCGTTTGAAGAGCGCGCTGCGCGTCGCGGCCCAGACCGTCCCATCCAGGCCGGGCCAGGCGTAGCGAGCTCGTTCTGGCGCGGCGACCGGCACGCCCCAAGTCTGGCCGTTGAAATCAAGGACCACCTTTTTCGCATCCAGCGGGGAATCCGCCACGACCATAACACCCCCCTCGTCGTCTTCGAAAGGGCGCTCCAGGTTTTGGATCTGCCATCCCGGCTCGACTGGAAACTCCAGCCACGGTGACTCGGACGTCAATCGCCGGACCGGGCCCGGCAGTTTTGCGAGCCCCTTGGCACAGGCAACCCAGGCTCCTCCGTCGCGTGACTCGACAATGTCATTGAAACGTCCCAGACCCGTCTCACTGGCCCGGCGAAGAACAATCGTCCTGTTCTGTCCCGAATCAAACTCCAGCAGCCGATCGGGCAACAGCGCCAGCAGATGATCGCGCTCAGCGGGCAGGAGCGGGATGGGACGCACCAGTCGCAGCGCATTGGATTGGTTTTCCGCCCGCACCTCGTTCACCGGATATTCCGTCCACTGGTCGCGCCGGTACTCCATCACGCCGTCCGCGTAAACGGACCAGATCTGCCCGGATCGGCTCTCGTACACCGGGAAGTTCCCGCCTCCCGACATGCGAATGCTGCGCACCTGGAAGCCATCCAGCCAGCTGACCGGCCCGGTGCCATGCTTGGCCCAGACATTGCCGCGCGGACTGATGGTCACTGCGACGACGGACGGTTCCGCCAGCCCGTCGGCAACCCGGTAGACTCGCCAGTGCGATCCTCCTTCCGAGTGACACTGCAACGAGAAGCCCAGTAGAAAGGCCGCCCAAAACGGGGCCCTGCATTCACGCGCCATAATTGTTTTCCACCCGAAGCGGATCGATTCGTGCGGTGTTACGGCTGAACGATTGCCCGGACGCAAAGACGACGCAAGCCAAAGCTGACGCACGCCTGAACCGGAGAAGCGTCCCGCTCATCGAGCTGGTTCGCCAACCAGAGACCGGTCATTCCGGATTGCGGCGGTTGCAATCGTGGCGCGCGTCTTCCAAAAATGCACAAATCAGACCCAGGCCGACACCTTGAAACCAACCTTGCGATTTGCAATTGATGCCGGTGCTGCTAGACTTCAGAATCCTTTGGAAGCAAAAGAACCGATCATGCAATCGAACCCCGGCCACGTCTTCGCTGCAAGACTGGTCGGTTGTCTGTTTCTTTCATGGCTCGGCGGCTGTTTCGCTTCAGCAGAATCTGCACGCGCCGTTCCACGGTTCGCAACCCGAGCAGAGGTGTCTTTTCGCAACGACGTGATGGCAGTGTTTTCAAAGGCCGGGTGCAGTGCCGGCACATGTCACGGCAATAAAAACGGCAAAGGCGGATTCAAACTCTCGTTGCGCGGACAGGATCCAGACCTTGATTACGTCACGTTGACGCACGACGTTTTCGGACGCCGTGTCAACTCATTCGAGCCGGAGCAAAGCCTGATTCTGCTCAAGCCAACCGCGCAGGTCGCACACGAAGGCGGGCTGCGCTTCGAGAAGGGCTCGGAGGAATACGAAATCCTTCGTCGCTGGATCGCCGCAGGAACCCCCAACGACCTCGAGTCCGCGCCAAGGTTGGAAAAGATTGAAGTTACGCCGATGGAAAAAGTCCTGATCGAACCTGCCGGCAGAGTGCAGTTGCAGGTCCGAGCGAACTTTTCGGACGGCACGGGTCGTGACGTTTCTTCAACGGCCGTGTACGAGCCGGCAAGCAGCCTCGCTAAAGTCTCGCATGATGGACTCGTTGAGCGGCAGGGCTTCGGTGAAACGACGGTGCTGGTCCGCTACCTTCACTGTCAGGAACCGGTGCGCCTGGCCTTCGTGCCGGCGCGGCCCGGCTTCGTATGGAAAGGAACGCCCGCCAACAATTACATTGATGAACACATTTTCGCCAGATTGCGAACGCTTCGCATGAACCCATCCGAGCCGTGCTCTGATGAAGTGTTTCTGCGGCGGGCCGATCTCGATTTGCTGGGCCTATTGCCGACGGCGGAAGAGGCGCAATCATTCGTCGCGGACAAGCGACGTGATAAACGGGCGCGCCT of Candidatus Angelobacter sp. contains these proteins:
- a CDS encoding ATP-binding protein; the protein is MARECRAPFWAAFLLGFSLQCHSEGGSHWRVYRVADGLAEPSVVAVTISPRGNVWAKHGTGPVSWLDGFQVRSIRMSGGGNFPVYESRSGQIWSVYADGVMEYRRDQWTEYPVNEVRAENQSNALRLVRPIPLLPAERDHLLALLPDRLLEFDSGQNRTIVLRRASETGLGRFNDIVESRDGGAWVACAKGLAKLPGPVRRLTSESPWLEFPVEPGWQIQNLERPFEDDEGGVMVVADSPLDAKKVVLDFNGQTWGVPVAAPERARYAWPGLDGTVWAATRSALFKRQGSDWVAVHVPGLRNPQYYDVATEPNGVFWLATTEGLVRHSPQTWRVPPEMAATRTPVFGICEDREGGLWFAGADGLVALRNGQAESFKWPTGFPVAADSFGSLHSSPEAGLIVSAAGHVLSFDPRRKLFSPAVHPGGREVRAVIGEFKNGTLCAVTVANHPAEKFRLETFDGRNFELFFEPNVDWPLGNEFNFLRTTEDGTIWLGGNLGLGMWDNRSKNFIQARNVPQGRVVGLMDAGPGRIWCATSDIISEFNGRTWSTVRFGAGRIRAMCKARDGGIWVATSNGLNRFADGSWVANGVEEGLAARETFDVWQDRRGGLWAATEKGVCLYHRSADLDAPGSSFLGGENPGEVYSSDVVAFHFRGRDKWDATRPDRLLFSHRLDDAAWSSYGSDTSTTFTNLPAGKHRFAIRAMDRNWNEEAEAQVHEFVSIVPWFLEPRLLAIVSGGAVVTLFLAWLAVNRHFRLLRSYAEVERIVAQRTKELERANQELLHSQKMRALGTLAAGIAHDFNSILSIIKGSAQIIEANLSDTEKVRTRVDRIKTMVEQGSGIVKAMLGISRAGREEKLCDVNDLVSEVRRVLTDQFQQEVTLRLELAANLPPVEGVAELVQQMLLNLVLNAADAMSGRGDIILRTGLFEHAPSGLVLAPAARPPLVCISVQDQGSGVSPEILPRIFEPFFTTKAFSTRRGTGLGLSMVYEIAKEMGYGLLVESVPGKGSTFSILMPAARTTET
- a CDS encoding DUF1549 domain-containing protein yields the protein MAVFSKAGCSAGTCHGNKNGKGGFKLSLRGQDPDLDYVTLTHDVFGRRVNSFEPEQSLILLKPTAQVAHEGGLRFEKGSEEYEILRRWIAAGTPNDLESAPRLEKIEVTPMEKVLIEPAGRVQLQVRANFSDGTGRDVSSTAVYEPASSLAKVSHDGLVERQGFGETTVLVRYLHCQEPVRLAFVPARPGFVWKGTPANNYIDEHIFARLRTLRMNPSEPCSDEVFLRRADLDLLGLLPTAEEAQSFVADKRRDKRARLINQLLDRPEFADFWALKWADLLRVEAHSLDQKGVQNFHHWIRRSIAENKPIDQFVRELVTARGSTYDSPAANFYRPNRDPGARARAAAQVFLGTRLQCAECHNHPSDRWTQDDYYDWADLFARVRYKVIENKREISSDEHEWNGEQIVFVAREGSVKN